A stretch of DNA from Drosophila virilis strain 15010-1051.87 chromosome 5, Dvir_AGI_RSII-ME, whole genome shotgun sequence:
AACAGCATTAGCACCAAATGTATATGTTAATAACAGGTGCTTGAATTATTAACAGAAGCTCTGAAGAAGTCAACGTCGGCCCTTAAAAGCAACCAAagacaaatagaattttgtaaaaattccAATTAACAGTGTCTATTAACACTGTTAAGTATAACAGCTGTttaacatatgtatttatgttagCAACAGCAAACTATGTTAGTAACAGTGAAATACTGCACAAAAatctcagacacacacaatttgcatagattgtaaagttaaattaaaaagcttaAGCATTTTGCAGTTATTTGCACATCAGATTATAATGGAAAACCCAACCACGACCCCTAATCTCCAGCCCTTTTCTCTGTCTAATCTCTATGCATATTGTgacaatttatatatgaaatttgcttttgttctTGTATTTCTAATTGCATCCGCAGGCGGTTTTTGTAATCCACAATACAGAAAAGCAAAATGCCAAACCAAAAACAAGCTTTCATAAATTTTACGCTtgcctctgtgtgtgcgtgtgtgtgtgtgtgtgtgtgtgtgtgtaaaccATAACCATAATTTTTGCTCGTTTTACTGTTCTTTTGCCTTGAAAATGTGCAATTTATGGTAAATTCGCTTTCATGTTTTGCGATTGCAATTAAAAAGCAGCGCGCACAAGAGCTGCAGCATATATCATGGcactagtgtgtgtgtgagtgtgtgtgtatgtgacattgggatacacacacacacacacagcgagagagagagcaaatgCCAGTGCCAAAtgataaaatgaataattgtTTCGCTTTTCTCTGGCGCCAAGCACAACGGAAATGCAATCATCAAAATGGACGAACTGCTGCTTCCGGTTTGACAAACGCCCATCGAATGCTTAGCTGAACGTGTTGTGCAACACTTGTGCGCCATTTACACACAGCtatacaacaaattttaaagtGTATAAGAAATGGCATTTTTCAACTATGCTTAGCTTTCATTTAAGTGCCTGCAAAATCTTTCATTGATATCATTTTATACACACTGAAGGTATTGGCTGATTTGGAattatctaaataaaataatctcTATGTATAAAACTTTTTGTCCCTACTGACTGACTCACTGATTGATTGCTgatatttacattttagatATCTTATGAGAAGAATATCTTATGGAGGTGCTTTAAGGCAGGTGCGTTAAGGCAGAGTTTCCGAAAATTACACAAtgatctttatgaaaattcattttcgCAAAATCCAAGCTCAACCTCAAAGATTAGAATAGGAAATGCGAACTTTTCCTTTTCGGCTTCAAGATTCTCAATACAACCCATTGATTGGGTTGGACTTAAATTTTGTGCGGGCGTTTACTGCATGATAAAGTTATATCTCAATTTTAAGCTCAAAATGCGGCAGGAATACTCGCtagtgtacatatatttaagcttttaacaatttatgtatatatatatataaataactctataaataatatgtttgaataatttaagaaCTGCATGTGCCCTTGTTACCAGCAAAAATCTTCGCGCAATTCGTTTCGAAAGCCACGATCATACCATTGAGCCCAAATTCTGCAAAGAAAgtacattatttttatacacagCTTACTTGGACAGATTTTCAATAGGCATTTTACCAGTTTTACCCAGACATTGGTCAATCAGATATTGACACTCGTTCTTATAATGTTTGCAAGTCAATGCAGTACCTGATCCGATTTGCACACATACGGGCTTAAACTTATTGCATGTTAATCTACTGGACCACTTGCAGTAGATGATGCCGTTCTGGGCCAGAAAGAGCCGGCCCTGCAGTGCTCCAAACAGATGAAGCAATACGCAGCAATGGACAAGAACCCGAGCGAATGCCTTCATCTTGGCCCGGTCGAATTTTGACTGTTCCACAAAAGACTTTATCTGACACTTTTTATAGCCCAATCTATGCCGAACTCGAACTTTGCACTGTAAACATTTGCTAAAGAAAGTGTTCGAGCTGAAAGCGACAATTCAACGCTgattttgtttgccaaatcTTAAAGCAGTAAAAGCgaaaatatcaatatttagACTGTGCAAATAAACTGAGCTAAATGCTTTCAAATCAAACGAAAGGAACTATTGAGGGCTGaataatatattgatatatacatgcataagaaatCATAGAGCAATGCACATGCTAGTCgaactaattaaaatgaaattatcaCTTTTCATATAacacaaaaattgattttagttAGTGAACTTTAGCTTAGTCGAAAAATAACATTGAATAAGGCTCTGACAGGCTtgctcggctattgatgctgatcaggaatattatatactttatggtttCGGAAGTGCCACacttgcacaaaaacattatgCCCCTTTTTACATTTCAATGGGTATACAAGCTTTATTTTAATTCTCAAATTTATAGtgtaatacaataaatatatattccaaatGATTGGCACTTTTTTCAGacattcacattttttttgggCCTTGTTTAAATAGCATATTTTTCTGAATATTCCCAtttgaaaaattgtttataacaTATTATTTCTACTCTTAGAATAACCATTTTTCGTATTTTGTTCGCCCTGTTGTTGGTTTCTCATAATTATTTGGCTTTTTGGCCTCATTATAAATTCAAAAGTGTTGAGCCCAACCGAAATAACGCCACTttcttatataatataacatgTAGAAAAACAATTACCATGCCTCCCCAGTAATTAGagagctacacacacacacacatatatgtatatatatatctatatatatatacttatacatatacgtataaGTAACTGCACGCTGAAGTGCAGCTTGGGCTTTCTGGGGGGGTTTTCTCGTGGTGCTGCCACTCACAGCCAACAGTTTATTTCATCATGcaaattaacacacacacacacacacgcacacttatactcatatattttttattcaaacacacacacacacacccattcTCCTGAGAGCTGTGCACATTTCATGTCAGAGCCGTTGGCATGTCATGTCAGGCGCTCATTTCGTTGCATGTCCAACGGTAAATTTACACCGCCCACCTGACAGCCCACtagctgcatgtgtgtgtgtgtgtgtgtgcgttacTTAAGTGCGTCTTAGCGTATACTCTTATATTTAAGTTAACCAGGGCTGCAAGTCCTAACAAGTAATGTTTGTAAGTAGATTCACACTTCGAGCGTGGGGAACACCCTTTCCTTGGGTTTGATTCGTGAACCTGATTTGCCACATCTTTGAGCACAGGTTAGGTTACAGGTTATTATACGTGCCAAAACCTTACTCAACTAAACATATTGCAAGCCACATATAGTTCCATACAGATACTGTGGATAAAATTGATCTTAAGCGACAATTGGCATTGATCAAATATGGTCCACAAATGTAGCCAGATTTTGCTTTACACCCTGCTTTATTATACATATCAAAACTGTAATATACCAATTAGTAGTAGAAAAGGCCGTAGCCGAAAGTTGTCCATTTCTATTGAAAGTTGCTGTAGTTTTTCTTATAAAGTTGAGTATATGCAAGTACTATAAAATTGTCATTAATTGTCGGGTATTTAGTCTCTTGTGAGCCGTTGATTCTGGCTTCATATCTCTCTTCATCGCGAGATCTACTTTTCCACATAATGTTGTAAAGCTACCATGTCGATGTAACTAAATCATGAAGCATATTAACCATctcacatatatattatatttgggTTTGCCCTGTGATCAAAATATTCCACTTTCTATCAGAAAGGGCATGGAAAAAGTCGGCTTGTCGTTTGGGTTTGCCTATCttttatacattttcttttgctgttCGCATTTTTTGTTTCAGCTCGGGGtcttctgttttattttatcgCACCTTAAGGCCACGAGAAGAGGCCAGGCACAGGCAATAAAGTTCAACTTTTCTTACGCTTTTCTCCATTTTCGCCGCTTTTTTCCCCCCTCAAGCCTTTGGCACTCGCATGCAATGCAAAAATGATTAACAATGCCCACAACGCCGCCTGCCAGGCTGAACCAGAagtatttttatgaaaaaaaaaacaacaaataaatataaaaaaaaaacaagtatataaaacataaaaacactgagaaaaaaaaaacgtggctTTAATTAGTCGCACGGCTGCACAGTTGCATGTCATATAAATTACCAATGGCTTAtcgttgcttttattttgctgcAGTTCCTATGTTTGTTGCAAGGTCAAGCAGTCAGGCGAAAAACGAGAAGTACGAAAATGTCATaagaattaaaacaaaatataataatagcaaTCAACGTGCAAGCTCCCAAACAGCGCAATGCAATTAATATACCCCTTATATTATTGTTGCCTTTTAAGAGATCTGCGCCACAAAgcagaatatcgatatcgattgttgtcgattgtttggaaacgggaacagttatcgactatcggagaCAAGCTCGTGCTGCGAGAGCACTTGAAGGTGCTTCTACAGGTTCtaagatcgactcggcttttgatgctgatcaagaatatatatactctaaaCAGCGCAATGCAATTAATATACCCCTTAAATTATTGTTGCCTTTTAAGAGATCTGCGCCATCGATTGTTGTCGATTGCTTGGTAACGGGTCCAGTTATTGACTATCGGAAGGATCTGCGTTCAAATCGCTTGCTCTTACAAGTTCTGAGATCgatagatcgactcgactcggcttttgacgctgatcaagcatatatatactctatgggaAGCTTACTTCTGCCTGTTAGACACAATTGCCCGAAAGCCTTAAACCCTGAATAGTGCAGGATATTTTGCCAGTCAAattcttttttgcattttgctaaCTAACTTGTTTGTGTTGTCAGCATGGCTAATTATTTTCCACTCTCATTTACCCTTGTTAGCTGCTTTTCTCCTTGTTCTTTTGCCCTCTGTCTGCATTTTTAATGCGCTTTCTGCCATTCCGTTGACattttcttgctttttattaataGGCTTAAGTGCAGTTCCCATGTTCTCGTTACGCTCTAACACAAAATGAGCGGGTAGTCAGATATTTCTAtattccttatatatatattataaatatttgatgcatactaatttttacatataaacatatttttttttattgacatTTATAACTCTTTTCTAATCAcgatttgaataaaaataattgaatcgATAAATCGATTTTTCAGATATGCCACCAACTTATAAATTAATCGAAATGCAATCGAAATTAATCGAAAAAGTTATTAAACTTATATAATCTActaatattcattttaaatataagatATTCTTTTCTAATCTCTCTCAGCTACTGCCAaatgtgcaaaaatatattttaaagggTATTTGGATGTGCCCTAGTCGAAAGTATTGTTTGGCTTTTCGCTTGTGTCTAGTTTTAGTCGCAGTTAGCTCAtttgcagcaacaaatgcagttGAAAATTTGCCTGCattgtttggctttggctttgtctTTTTGCCTTGCTTGCGACCATTTTCTGATTTCTGCATTATGCATTAGACGCGTTTGTCACGCTAATTGAATAATAGCCCTTCGATTTATGCGTGCACATACTGACAAACACAACTGTACTCACAATCTATTCAGCCTGTGTACTTGTTGCAATCGCATTTTATCACATCGATAAATTCTAAGCGAAGATTCGTTAGATTGGGCAACAATTAGACAACTTCATGTAGACTATTTATACAATTCTACGTAGTGTTTCATTCCACTGTTCCGGTGTACAAATTCTGATATAATAAGAAACTTTTTGTTAAACTAAccatatttaatttcaaaaattagtTTGATCTCAGTaagaataaaattattatataatatacaagGAGGAATGGGAAGTGTGACAAATGAATTtcaacaaagatctttgtaaATAAAGTccttgaaatgaaaattttttatatacatttatgaaCAGGCTCTTCTCTCGTAGTTAAATATTGCATTCGTATGAAATGTTGAAATGTGATATCAAAAAGTCATAGGGTTGCCACTTGCTATTAACAGAGCTCCTTTAATGTTTCATTCCAGTATTGCCTTGTACAAATATTACATAAAAACCCTAATCACTTATCATGTTTTATAGGCTCTTTTCTCGtagataaacataaatatatattattcatatgtaaatatattagtTGGCTTACCAATTGCAATTAACACTTGTCCACTTAATGTTTCATTCCAGCATTCCTTTGtacatatttagttttttatacaaaccttaaaattttctttttaagtaatttatgttattttagattagcataaattaaattgctttCTACCTTCACTTTTCTTATCGTAAGAACTTTCCATGTTCCTATTACGATATTTTACCTATTTAATAACCCACTGTCCAAGTCCAAGAACCTAAACGCTTGCTGctaagcaaataaattaagcCCACATATAGGGTTTTTGTCATTTGCagcaataaaatacaaattatttttagctttATTTGGGCGAGGGCCACAGAATAGGCACAGAGCCGGAGGCAAGGCGCACGCAAGCCAGTGAAAAGGGaaattttatatacacatatatatatatgtatatatataatgcaatATAATATGCTGGGCATATATCTTTCTCTATTTGCTAATAACACGAGACCATCTTCCTTCTGGCTttacttgctgctgctgcttctgcttttattttgcgACTCAACACGCGGCGCGTCAATGGCAATCAAAAGTTTGTGGCTTGTGGCAGAGTCAAAACTAATGCCTGTCTGTCCGCCGGTCCCAATTTCCTGTCAATACTCATAAACGTTGCCCCCAACCCAGCTACCCTGCATGCAAACATAGATGGGTAGCTGTTAGCTGGAGGCTCCTGTCCTGCACAGAGTTTCGTGTCAGTTGGGCGTccgcaaaacaaaaagcgatTTTTGgataacaaacaaaagaaaatcgaGAACGAGTCGAAATACCAGTTTATACACGACGCGTAGATACTCTATGCAGTAAAAGTTTTGAGTATAGAAATTACAAAATACATCTctacatatataaaactgtttgtccttacatattgactgacagactgattgactgactaaccaattgactgactaaccgattgactgactgactgattgactgactgactgactgactgattgaatgactgactgattggtgattaACGTACAATCCAAACCGGTTTTCCACCCGTAAGTGTGGAAAATTCGTGAAAATCGTTACAATAGATATAACATCATAGATAGATTCGATCTGTATAACACTGTATATAACACTGTGCTGGAAAAAGAAGTAAAGAAAAGTTCTCAGCTCTAAGCGTTCCATAGACAAAGCCGAGTTTTATATTATTGCACTGTGCTATCTTCTGCTGCTTGTTACATACTTATGATAAGACACACTCTGTTGCCACTTTAttgctacagggtatacaaagaaAATGAATGGAATGGAAAATGCGGCGCCTGCCAGttacaaatttgttgtttgttatatATCGTATGTAGCCTGCGCCGCCTCCGCCCACCTGTTTTTATCTAGAGCTGCTCTTCGCACTCacgatttatcgataaaacaTGGGCCTAGGCAGGTAGGCGGTAGGTGCTCCCTTTCTCCCCTGGACCCAATGCAGCGTAAAGCGTCTCATTATGCCCACGACAAGTGTGTTGGAGGCCGGGaaattgaaaaccaaaaacgaaaacgtcaacattttgtttacacTCGCAAATATGTTTCTGGGTTGTTTTGTTTGCGAAATCAAATTATTGCATGTGCCACCAATTCCAATTTGAGCGGGTgctaaaaaggaaaaacagcaacaaaaacaacaacaagaagcaacaacaaactatCAACCCTACACACAGGGTGTTTGCTAGTCAATTGGCCGTTCGTTCGCTTTGCTCGCCCCGAACATTTTCCTCATAAATGCCCGTCGAAAGTTTTGCAGCTCGAGCTGGGAAAAATGGTTGAAATGAAACTTTGATGAGCTATTACTCATTTTGACATGTGCTTTACGACTATACATAGAACAGCCAGGGCCCCACTAAACAGAAACCacccaaccccccccccccccccccccattCCTTCTCGCTAACAAAACAGTAAACATTTGTCTAGACTCCAAGGCAATTGgcatattgcgcatacgcactGTTTTACGAAGAATCGAGTGGAATAGTTGAAGTGCTTGTTCAAGTGCTTGTACATACACAACTCTGAAGCTATCCAAAATGATTCTTAAGTTAAATATGTAACTTTTGCTGTTATAGCTAACATAGGT
This window harbors:
- the LOC138911419 gene encoding uncharacterized protein, producing the protein MKAFARVLVHCCVLLHLFGALQGRLFLAQNGIIYCKWSSRLTCNKFKPVCVQIGSGTALTCKHYKNECQYLIDQCLGKTEFGLNGMIVAFETNCAKIFAGNKGTCSS